The proteins below are encoded in one region of Gammaproteobacteria bacterium:
- a CDS encoding dienelactone hydrolase family protein: MTTRKQASDFPQEVLALFDGYVHGFIQRRDFLEGAGKVLGGGAAALAVLEALRPNYAWARQVEPEDARIQQEYVTYPSPSGSGTMRGYMATPAGATVARPAVLVIHENRGLNPYIEDVVRRFAAADFVALGPDALTPLGGYPGNDDEGREMQRQLDRDVMMEDWVAAFRFLRDHEATTGRVGAVGFCYGGGVVNQLAVRLPDLGAGVPFYGSAPAVEDVPSIQAPLMIQLAGLDERINAAYPAYQEALEANGKEFAVHVYEGANHGFHNDTTPRYDQDAASLAQERTIAFFNEHLRG, encoded by the coding sequence ATGACCACACGAAAGCAGGCGAGCGATTTCCCCCAGGAGGTGCTGGCGCTTTTCGATGGCTACGTGCACGGGTTTATTCAGCGCCGGGACTTCCTGGAGGGAGCCGGGAAGGTGCTGGGTGGCGGCGCGGCTGCTCTGGCAGTCCTCGAGGCGCTTCGTCCCAACTACGCGTGGGCCCGGCAGGTGGAACCGGAGGATGCCCGGATCCAGCAGGAATACGTCACGTACCCGTCGCCGAGTGGCTCGGGGACGATGCGTGGTTACATGGCCACGCCCGCCGGCGCGACGGTAGCCAGGCCCGCGGTTCTGGTCATCCACGAGAATCGCGGCCTCAACCCCTACATCGAAGACGTGGTGCGCAGGTTCGCCGCCGCGGATTTCGTGGCGCTGGGGCCGGACGCGCTAACCCCATTGGGTGGCTATCCCGGCAACGACGACGAGGGCCGGGAGATGCAGCGGCAGCTCGACAGGGACGTGATGATGGAGGACTGGGTGGCCGCGTTCCGGTTCCTGCGGGACCACGAGGCGACCACCGGGCGAGTCGGGGCCGTCGGCTTCTGCTACGGCGGCGGGGTCGTGAATCAGCTCGCGGTCCGGCTTCCGGATCTGGGCGCCGGCGTGCCGTTCTACGGGTCGGCGCCGGCCGTTGAGGACGTTCCCTCCATTCAGGCGCCCCTCATGATCCAGCTCGCGGGGCTGGACGAGCGCATCAACGCCGCCTACCCGGCGTACCAGGAGGCGCTCGAGGCGAACGGGAAGGAGTTCGCGGTGCATGTCTACGAGGGAGCGAACCACGGCTTCCACAACGACACCACGCCACGCTACGACCAGGACGCTGCCAGCCTGGCGCAGGAGAGGACCATCGCGTTCTTCAACGAGCATCTGAGAGGCTGA
- a CDS encoding DUF5916 domain-containing protein — protein sequence MLPILLSVLGAAPVMQEAQAAYAGIAGETEVSVPRLEQIANIDGFLDEPAWREASVLTGFSQYEPVDQRPAADTTRVLIWYSPTGIYFGIKAFDASGSVNATLADRDRIEGDDYVQLLLDTFDDRRQAFLFGVNPFGIQQDGNRTEGEQGRASRGVQVSETNLTPDYIFDSRGRLTDYGYEVEIHIPFESISYQASDVQSWGINVIRKVQHSGYTDTWTAARRGAASFLGQSGRLVDLRDLTRGMVVDFTPAVTAALNGAPDGGDAWSYGSDTEMGGNLRWGVSANLTLDATVNPDFSHVEADVGQVSSNERFALFFPEKRPFFLEGIDRFDAPNRLIYTRRLQNPVTGVKLTGKVAGMNIGLLSGIDGAVPSSAGVDSNPMFNALRLQRDVGGQSTVGMVYTDRVVGGDFNRVAAADTRLVFGGVYTMSLQGGASFTRSGGTTTEAPIWEAVFQRTGRRLVLDYRINGIHPDFETQAGFVNRPGVIHTRTSNSVNFYGRPGAVIERWTPGFSTMGWWGYHGFGSDPPEETKTFLSSTFQLRGGWSMRVSHGWESYAFKPEWYTDYGVVRPGPAGADTVFWDAPDRITDVRGWITNVTTPEFSTFSARVGVNVWQDVGFAEARGVWLFRPNVTVNWRPTDQFRLNFLYNQLTLDRRSDGSNMSIQRIPRLSLEYQISRFLFVRLVGQYDSFKRDALRTGDTEEPIFLFDPDTGGWMPSRATEDNQFTGDVLLSYRPTPGTVVFLGYGAALDEPQAFRFRRMARGEDRFFMKLSYLFRR from the coding sequence ATGCTGCCCATACTCCTCAGCGTGCTCGGAGCGGCGCCGGTGATGCAGGAAGCGCAGGCGGCGTATGCCGGGATCGCGGGCGAGACCGAGGTCTCTGTTCCGCGCCTGGAGCAGATCGCGAACATCGACGGGTTTCTGGACGAGCCCGCGTGGCGCGAAGCCTCCGTGCTCACCGGCTTCTCCCAGTACGAGCCCGTGGACCAGAGGCCGGCCGCCGACACCACCCGGGTCCTGATCTGGTATTCCCCGACCGGCATCTACTTCGGCATCAAGGCCTTCGACGCCTCGGGGTCGGTCAACGCCACGCTCGCGGACCGCGACCGGATCGAGGGCGACGACTACGTCCAGCTCCTCCTCGACACCTTCGACGACCGGCGCCAGGCCTTCCTCTTCGGCGTCAACCCGTTCGGCATCCAGCAGGACGGCAACCGCACCGAGGGAGAACAGGGGCGGGCCAGCCGGGGTGTCCAGGTGAGCGAGACCAACCTGACGCCCGACTACATCTTCGACTCGAGGGGCAGGCTCACCGACTACGGCTACGAGGTCGAGATCCACATCCCCTTCGAGAGCATCAGCTACCAGGCGTCCGACGTGCAGAGCTGGGGCATCAACGTCATCCGCAAGGTGCAGCACTCGGGGTACACCGACACCTGGACCGCCGCGCGGCGGGGCGCCGCCTCCTTCCTGGGCCAGTCGGGACGGCTGGTGGACCTGCGCGACCTCACCCGCGGCATGGTGGTCGATTTCACGCCCGCCGTGACGGCGGCGCTGAACGGAGCACCCGACGGGGGCGACGCCTGGAGTTACGGCTCGGACACGGAAATGGGGGGCAACCTGCGCTGGGGCGTGAGCGCCAACCTCACCCTTGACGCCACCGTGAACCCCGATTTCTCGCACGTCGAAGCCGACGTGGGGCAGGTCTCGAGCAACGAGCGCTTCGCCCTCTTCTTCCCGGAGAAGCGTCCCTTCTTCCTCGAGGGCATCGATCGCTTCGACGCCCCGAACCGGCTCATCTACACGCGCCGGCTGCAGAATCCGGTGACGGGCGTCAAGCTCACCGGGAAGGTGGCCGGGATGAACATCGGGCTGCTGTCGGGAATCGACGGGGCGGTCCCGAGCAGCGCGGGCGTCGACTCGAACCCCATGTTCAATGCGCTCAGGCTGCAGCGCGACGTAGGCGGGCAGTCCACGGTCGGGATGGTCTACACGGACCGCGTCGTGGGAGGCGACTTCAACCGGGTGGCCGCCGCCGACACCCGCCTGGTCTTCGGGGGCGTCTACACGATGTCCCTGCAGGGAGGCGCGAGCTTCACCCGGTCGGGAGGCACGACCACCGAGGCGCCCATCTGGGAGGCGGTATTCCAGCGCACCGGTCGCCGGCTGGTGCTGGACTATCGCATCAACGGCATCCACCCCGACTTCGAGACCCAGGCCGGCTTTGTCAACCGCCCCGGGGTGATCCACACCCGCACCAGCAACAGCGTGAACTTCTACGGGAGGCCGGGCGCCGTCATCGAGCGCTGGACTCCGGGGTTCAGCACCATGGGATGGTGGGGATACCACGGCTTCGGAAGCGATCCGCCCGAGGAAACCAAGACCTTCCTGTCGAGCACCTTCCAGCTTCGCGGCGGATGGTCGATGCGCGTGAGCCACGGATGGGAGAGCTACGCGTTCAAGCCCGAGTGGTACACCGACTACGGGGTGGTTCGGCCGGGACCGGCGGGCGCGGACACGGTGTTCTGGGACGCCCCGGACCGCATCACCGACGTGCGCGGGTGGATCACGAACGTCACCACGCCCGAGTTCTCGACGTTCTCGGCCCGGGTCGGCGTCAACGTGTGGCAGGACGTGGGCTTCGCCGAGGCGCGGGGCGTGTGGCTGTTCCGCCCCAACGTGACCGTCAACTGGCGCCCCACGGACCAGTTCCGCCTGAACTTCCTCTACAACCAGCTCACCCTCGACCGCCGCTCCGACGGGTCGAACATGTCGATCCAGCGGATTCCCCGGCTCTCGCTCGAGTACCAGATCTCGCGCTTCCTCTTCGTGCGCCTGGTGGGCCAGTACGATTCCTTCAAACGGGATGCGCTCCGCACCGGCGACACCGAGGAGCCCATCTTCCTCTTCGACCCGGATACGGGCGGCTGGATGCCCTCGCGCGCCACGGAGGACAACCAGTTCACGGGGGATGTTCTGCTGTCGTACCGCCCGACCCCCGGCACCGTCGTTTTCCTCGGTTACGGCGCCGCGCTGGACGAGCCCCAGGCGTTCAGGTTCCGGCGCATGGCCCGGGGCGAGGACCGTTTCTTCATGAAGCTGAGCTATCTGTTCCGGAGATAG
- a CDS encoding amidohydrolase family protein produces the protein MATSRDENTVPTPPASRGPGRLTRREWLAGAGAGTAALLLERDPLRAAARSGPGVPSQQAATVVFTNTTVANPDTVHDDVALAVEGNLIAAIGPTDEVLEQYPGAEVYDGRGKALFPGLINCHAHMRAVIARGFNEDFGFPNTANLAVSPASLLQGEEGNLMVQVAALEAITTGTTTIVEFTGNVGRQAGVLADSGLRCVLAEGIRDTENVPGPVSTRSMARSFSGTPRFSEALLDDGMQRISDLFSTWHGAEDGRISVFPAASLTETSSPELLRAVRDFAETHDLGYTIHLNQSRAEYEFMVMHHGLRPTEYLDRHDFLGPRLFAAHARYVNHDEVALLGRSGTIISHQAGMAANRGISPPIPELRTAGCPIALGTDNNTNDVFEVMRTALLTERIRRNRDGDEVPGLQPQPEDILADATQGGALAVQQPDALGTLEVGKKADLLVIDTLRPHLVPAGRIISAVLHCGHPGDIESVMVDGRFVMRDREVLTMDADAILREADAVGRRIWGQVLEASPLNVPRLTRG, from the coding sequence ATGGCGACATCCCGAGACGAGAACACGGTTCCGACACCACCCGCATCCCGCGGCCCCGGCCGTCTGACCCGCCGCGAGTGGCTGGCCGGTGCGGGAGCAGGCACGGCCGCCCTGCTGCTCGAGCGCGATCCTCTGCGGGCGGCGGCGCGGTCCGGTCCCGGGGTACCCTCGCAGCAGGCCGCCACAGTCGTGTTCACCAACACCACCGTCGCGAACCCCGACACCGTCCACGACGACGTGGCGCTCGCGGTCGAGGGCAACCTCATCGCGGCCATCGGCCCGACCGACGAGGTGCTCGAGCAGTATCCCGGCGCCGAGGTCTACGACGGGCGCGGAAAGGCGCTCTTCCCGGGCCTCATCAACTGCCACGCGCACATGCGGGCCGTCATCGCACGGGGATTCAACGAGGACTTCGGCTTCCCCAACACCGCCAACCTGGCCGTCTCGCCCGCGAGCCTCCTCCAGGGTGAAGAAGGCAACCTCATGGTGCAGGTGGCCGCGCTCGAGGCCATAACCACCGGAACGACGACCATCGTCGAGTTCACCGGCAACGTTGGACGCCAGGCCGGGGTGCTGGCCGACTCCGGCCTCCGCTGCGTCCTCGCGGAGGGGATCCGCGACACCGAGAACGTGCCAGGCCCGGTGTCCACCCGTTCGATGGCCCGGTCGTTCAGCGGGACGCCTCGCTTCTCCGAAGCGCTCCTCGACGATGGCATGCAGCGCATCAGCGACCTCTTCAGCACCTGGCACGGCGCCGAGGACGGCCGCATCTCGGTCTTCCCGGCAGCTTCGCTCACCGAGACCTCGTCGCCCGAGCTGCTGCGCGCGGTGCGCGACTTCGCCGAGACCCACGACCTGGGCTACACGATCCATCTGAACCAGAGCCGCGCCGAGTACGAGTTCATGGTCATGCACCACGGCCTTCGCCCGACGGAGTATCTGGACCGCCACGACTTCCTGGGTCCGCGCCTCTTCGCAGCGCACGCGCGCTACGTCAACCACGACGAAGTCGCGCTTCTGGGCCGCTCGGGCACCATCATCTCGCACCAGGCGGGGATGGCGGCGAACCGCGGCATCAGCCCTCCGATTCCGGAGCTGCGCACGGCCGGCTGCCCCATCGCGCTCGGCACCGACAACAACACCAACGACGTCTTCGAGGTGATGCGCACCGCCCTGCTCACCGAGCGCATCCGGCGCAATCGGGACGGGGACGAGGTTCCCGGCCTTCAGCCTCAGCCCGAGGACATCCTGGCGGACGCGACCCAGGGCGGCGCGCTGGCGGTGCAGCAGCCGGACGCTCTCGGGACGCTGGAAGTCGGGAAGAAGGCCGACCTGCTCGTGATCGACACGCTGCGGCCGCACCTGGTGCCGGCGGGACGCATCATCTCCGCAGTGCTCCACTGCGGCCACCCAGGCGACATCGAGTCGGTGATGGTCGACGGCCGCTTCGTCATGCGCGACCGCGAGGTCCTCACCATGGACGCGGACGCCATTCTGCGCGAAGCCGACGCGGTCGGCCGCAGGATCTGGGGCCAGGTGCTGGAGGCGAGCCCGCTGAACGTGCCGAGGTTAACGCGCGGCTGA
- a CDS encoding cytochrome-c peroxidase, translating to MKLSRLARFSRRQPSTIAFACFLVVAAVAFLTTASTRPSPGDPEEELGRLLFWDPILSGPMDVSCATCHHPDFAYADGRALSLGPGSVGLGPDRVDLAGGVIPVAQRNSPTLLNVAYNGLDRQRRRRRGPRFTPLPADLETVNSERAPMFWDRRARSLETQALLPLTIREEMRGDAYPEEVAVDSVLARLREIPEYVNLFREVYGEETSIDATQVAQAIAAFERTLIAGNSPFDRFLAGDEDALTTQQRRGLDEFNEADCSDCHRGPMLSDFNMHAEGVAENPLLAEPDAGDGRFRFRTPTLRNVAVTAPYTHNGMIGTLEEVLEFYDRGRSENPNVSNRRRRRGDDDRRDEAPATPGRLSGRFRGVDDMTVQEQEDIIAFLEALTDPDFDRTIPARVPSGLPPGGSISTPEGTNR from the coding sequence ATGAAATTATCTCGTCTTGCCCGGTTCTCTCGACGCCAGCCGAGCACCATCGCTTTCGCTTGTTTCCTCGTTGTGGCAGCCGTCGCGTTTCTCACCACCGCCTCGACACGGCCGTCGCCGGGCGACCCCGAGGAGGAGCTCGGCCGGCTGCTCTTCTGGGATCCGATCCTGTCGGGTCCCATGGACGTATCCTGCGCCACCTGTCACCACCCCGATTTCGCATATGCCGATGGGCGCGCGCTGTCGCTGGGTCCGGGGTCGGTGGGCCTGGGGCCCGACCGGGTCGACCTTGCCGGCGGCGTGATTCCCGTGGCGCAGCGCAACTCGCCGACGCTGCTCAACGTCGCGTACAACGGACTGGACAGGCAGCGCAGACGGCGCCGCGGACCGCGCTTCACCCCGCTGCCGGCCGACCTTGAGACGGTCAATTCCGAGCGGGCGCCCATGTTCTGGGACCGCCGGGCGCGAAGCCTTGAGACGCAGGCGCTGCTCCCGCTCACCATCCGCGAAGAGATGCGGGGCGATGCCTACCCCGAGGAGGTCGCGGTCGACTCGGTCCTGGCCCGGCTGCGGGAGATTCCGGAGTACGTGAACCTGTTCCGGGAGGTGTACGGCGAGGAGACCTCCATCGACGCCACGCAGGTTGCGCAGGCGATCGCCGCCTTCGAGCGCACCCTGATTGCGGGCAACAGCCCCTTCGACCGGTTTCTGGCGGGAGACGAGGACGCGCTCACCACGCAGCAGCGGCGGGGCCTCGACGAGTTCAACGAGGCCGACTGCTCGGATTGCCACCGCGGGCCGATGCTCTCGGACTTCAACATGCACGCCGAGGGAGTGGCCGAGAACCCGCTCCTGGCCGAGCCCGACGCGGGCGACGGGCGCTTCCGCTTCCGCACCCCGACCCTCCGCAACGTCGCGGTCACCGCGCCCTACACGCACAACGGGATGATCGGGACGCTGGAGGAGGTCCTCGAATTCTACGACCGCGGGCGCTCCGAGAACCCGAACGTGTCCAACCGGCGCAGGCGGCGCGGGGACGACGACCGCAGGGATGAAGCTCCGGCCACGCCCGGCAGGCTCTCGGGACGGTTCCGCGGGGTGGACGACATGACGGTGCAGGAGCAGGAGGACATCATCGCCTTCCTAGAAGCCCTGACCGACCCCGATTTCGACCGCACGATCCCGGCGCGGGTGCCGAGCGGCCTGCCCCCCGGGGGGAGCATCTCGACGCCGGAGGGCACGAATCGCTAG